One Gloeothece verrucosa PCC 7822 DNA window includes the following coding sequences:
- the thrB gene encoding homoserine kinase, with amino-acid sequence MTVTLTVPATTANLGPGFDCLGAALTLYNQFKFTLTSETEEKILVSGAEAERVSRDKTNLLYQSFALFYQHLNQPVPAVEIEIKLGVPLARGLGSSATAIVGGLVGANYLAGNPLTQSEVMELAISLEGHPDNVVPALLGSSRLCVGEMGNWQICEIPWYDKLIPIVAIPDFELSTQEARGVLPTQYSRADAIFNIARLGLLLQGLEQGRGDWLAMAMEDKLHQPYRQGLIKGYEAVKRAAIAAGAYGMVISGAGPTLLALSSQGEADRVTEAMRVAWENEGVAAQVQALSLDMEGAKIVN; translated from the coding sequence ATGACCGTTACCCTAACCGTTCCTGCTACTACCGCTAATCTTGGTCCAGGCTTTGATTGTCTAGGAGCCGCTTTAACCCTTTATAATCAATTTAAGTTTACTCTCACTTCAGAAACCGAAGAGAAAATTCTCGTAAGCGGCGCAGAAGCAGAACGGGTTAGTCGAGATAAAACTAATTTACTTTATCAATCTTTTGCGCTTTTCTATCAACATCTCAATCAACCGGTTCCTGCTGTAGAAATTGAGATCAAATTAGGGGTTCCTTTAGCCAGAGGGTTAGGAAGTTCAGCCACAGCCATTGTAGGGGGTTTAGTGGGGGCAAATTATCTAGCCGGTAACCCTTTAACTCAATCTGAAGTGATGGAATTAGCCATATCTTTAGAAGGACATCCCGATAATGTGGTTCCCGCTTTATTGGGAAGCAGTCGCTTATGTGTGGGGGAAATGGGGAATTGGCAAATTTGCGAGATTCCCTGGTATGACAAACTGATTCCCATTGTGGCTATTCCGGATTTTGAATTATCTACTCAAGAAGCGAGAGGCGTTTTACCCACTCAGTATAGCCGCGCTGATGCTATTTTTAATATTGCACGTTTAGGGTTATTGTTACAAGGACTCGAACAGGGGCGAGGAGACTGGTTAGCTATGGCGATGGAGGATAAGCTGCATCAACCCTATCGTCAAGGTTTAATTAAAGGTTACGAAGCGGTGAAACGAGCGGCTATCGCAGCCGGGGCTTATGGTATGGTAATCAGTGGGGCAGGTCCCACTTTACTCGCTTTAAGTTCTCAGGGTGAAGCGGATAGGGTGACTGAAGCGATGAGGGTGGCGTGGGAAAATGAAGGGGTAGCGGCGCAAGTGCAAGCACTCTCTTTAGATATGGAAGGGGCCAAAATTGTTAATTAA
- a CDS encoding molybdopterin-dependent oxidoreductase, whose translation MKRINFSRLSRRQVLELSGLSGLGLLLNSCGSTFFEDKVNKIFEPLNQSVETLLFNPEKPVPEFPASAIQEEALLVNTFDLTPQIDPETYRLTIDGAVNHPIQLSLTDLKNMPFTSMTIRHVCVEGWAAIVQWGGVRLRDLVAMVQPKSHVRYVYFKSADGYYESWDLASALHPQTLMVYQKNGQPLPVENGAPLRLASPIKLGYKQSKWVTQITLVNQLFPRKGYWEDQGYEWFAGL comes from the coding sequence ATGAAACGGATTAACTTTTCCCGTCTGTCACGTCGTCAAGTGTTGGAGCTATCCGGTCTTTCTGGATTAGGATTATTACTGAATAGTTGTGGCTCAACTTTTTTTGAGGATAAAGTTAATAAAATTTTTGAACCCTTAAATCAGTCTGTTGAAACTTTGTTATTTAATCCAGAAAAACCCGTCCCTGAGTTTCCTGCTAGTGCGATTCAAGAGGAGGCGTTATTAGTTAATACCTTTGATTTAACTCCCCAAATTGACCCAGAAACTTATCGACTAACCATTGATGGCGCAGTCAATCATCCTATACAATTAAGCTTGACTGACCTCAAGAATATGCCCTTTACTTCCATGACCATTCGCCATGTCTGCGTAGAAGGTTGGGCGGCAATAGTGCAATGGGGTGGGGTACGCTTACGGGATTTAGTGGCGATGGTACAACCCAAATCTCATGTTCGTTATGTTTATTTTAAATCAGCAGATGGCTATTATGAAAGTTGGGATTTAGCTTCAGCATTACATCCTCAAACGTTAATGGTTTATCAAAAAAATGGTCAGCCGCTTCCTGTGGAAAATGGCGCACCACTTCGATTAGCTTCTCCGATTAAACTAGGTTATAAGCAAAGTAAGTGGGTAACACAGATTACTTTGGTCAATCAATTATTTCCTCGGAAAGGCTATTGGGAAGACCAAGGTTATGAGTGGTTTGCAGGTCTTTAG